Part of the Lolium rigidum isolate FL_2022 chromosome 6, APGP_CSIRO_Lrig_0.1, whole genome shotgun sequence genome, TAAGCTACTGATGTCAAATATGCCTCGAAGATAGGGTAAAATACACTGCTGCTCTTCGAAAACTAATATTCAATATGTCAATCCATTAGGGTAGCAAATGAAGCAACACATCTGATACAGGACCAGTCATTTTTATGAACATGTTTCATATTAGAACAATCAACAGAAAATTAATTAAATAACCAATCTACGACTTTTCAGGTGGTATATTAAGTAAAGCATCAACAGATCTTCACTGAtatgtaacacaacagtgacagaCAGTCAATCACTTTATATAGTATCTATTTTTTTGTTGCAGCAGAAGTGTTCTAACTATTAAGTAAATCTAGTATGTTGGCTTCCACTTTATTTTGCGGAACATGGTACTACATGTGCTATTAACGACTACAAGTACCAGCAACCTTTGAATAATATAAGAAATGCACCACAGCTCCAGATACAGAGCACAGCAGTTTAATAAACAATGTTTCACATAGTTTTACAAGAATAATAAAAGATAATATGTGTCCTGGCAAAAATAAAATATAGAACCGCAGGCTTGTCTTTTGATAAGCATACCTTTATGTCAGAACCAAATAATGCAAGTTCTTTGGCGTGCACAAGAACTTCTGTAAACCTAGATTCACCACCAAATGTACTCCCACAAGTATGTATGCGTGCTCTCTCTAAGGATGGCTTGTCTCTCCAGGAAATATTTTTCAGTGAACAACCAGTGCACTCAAAGCTAATGAGATAAGGGGCAGAAACTGTGAATCCATTGCATCCATGTAAGAAGCCATCAAGAGTTAGCCTTTTTAGCGCTTTTGAGGCTATGCGATCAACATGCATGGCAGAATTTATCAAATTCAAGTCTTCTAGGCCAGGGCTCCGGGCAATGAAACTGTTCAGAGCAAGTTCATCCACTTCGACATCGTGTAGTGTCAATCTTTTGAGAGAAGGAAGCTTGATTATGTCAGGCAGTACAAGTTGCGTATGTTCGTAATCTCGATAGGGAGCTTCACCCAACTGCAAGTTTAGCTCCTGAAGTGAGCGGCAGGTGAAAATGCCAGGAGGCAAATCAGTCTTATCATAGAGAATAAGTTTTACATCAAGCACTTTAACATTATGCTTCAGCGCGTAGCCAATCCACATTCTGACATCATTGCAGTTGAGGGGAGCATGAGGATCCCAATGCAGCTGGAATGTATGCAAGTCTACTTTACGACGGATGAGCAATAGGTTGTTAACAAAACGAGCAAACTTCTCGTACTTCCAATGCTGAAAATCTCTGTAATCAAGGTGTATGAACTGCACGCTTTCACACTGTTTCCTCCACTTCCTAGACAGCCTGCGCATCCGCACAACAGCTCTAATCCTCACGCGGGACAGGATTTTCTGGAGGATGTTTCCAGGCAGCTCACTGATCCAATCGGTGTCACTTTCACTATCACTTTCTGTGGCATACTCATCACCTGActccatagcaaacgcaaccccgCCTCAGATTCCTGACCTGAAGGTTTGAAAACCTGCCATGTATGTACATATTCCACGATTAGTACATGATGAATTGATGATGCCCTAGGAAAGATATTCAATGACCACAGTTTTATCATGCTGAGTTAGTATGAAGGGTCTACTTCTTAGGTCATTGGCACGAAGCAATGCAAGTTTGGAAAATCTTATAATTGTTATGATCTCATCACCAAATCAGGGGTCACGGAGCAGAGCATATTTCCAGCCTCCCCTGGGTAAGGCCGACCAAAACTGAACTTGTTTGCATACCACAATAGGGTACTTCATTCTCTAACAATCAAACAGAAAGTAAAACACCTTGCTTCACATTGAGCATTTTCTAGCCAGCTAATGAATACAGATCCAAATCTCCAATCAATGATAAGATATTATAGCAGTACTACATTTAACAATAAGAAAATTAtctaacgagagagagagagagagagagagggggggggggagagagagagagctaagACTGCGCTAACGCTCATCGCAGGAAGGGTTTGGTCTGGCCCATCACAGATTTAAGCAGTTGCGCAAGGGGAAATGCGTGTCTTGGCAACGAGGGACGTCTAGATTCGAGATTTAAGCAGTTCGCAAGAAGCTTGAGCACGTACAGTACAAGTAAGAGTGGGGAAATGAAAGCAAGAACCAGATCTGAGATGGAACGAATGTATGCTTACAAGAAATGGCAGAGAGACGACGTTCCGTTCTCACCGGCAAGGGAGAGGAGCGCTCCCTCGGAATCGCCACGACGGGAGCCGCCGGCACCTCGagggtttctctagggtttaaGGCGAGTTCGGAGTCTGGGTTTGGGCCAAATGAACTCAATCCCcacgtttttttttttaaacgatCCACCAAggatcgaattttcattatcAGGGGAGATAACGAAAATACAGCAGTGTTCACGAACAGCAAAACAAAAGCGGAGGATCGCCGCCTAATGCTAGCGTTTTAGGACGAATATTACAAACCAGCATACAgtttttaaaagctaacagcatgAGCACCCCTGCCTACAGCCAAAAGGGGAAGATCTTGCTCAAAAGAAACAACTACAAGCATATATCCAAGAGCAGTCAAGCAGCAGCGTCATCATTTGCATCTTCTCCAGTTCTATTATCCTCCAAACGCAGAAGATCGCCACGACCATCGTTTTCAGAAGATCTTACTCCAGCCACCTCAGCCAGGCGCAAGAGCCCGTCTGCACCAGCACGAAGATCTGAAGCATCTTGTTCTCCATGTAAACCTGCCCAGTATTTCATAAACACAGCAGCGTAGCTGGTTAGATCAAAGGGAGAACTAATCATCTTTTGCTCAAAGCAAGCTTTATTTCTAGTTTTCCAAATAGCCCAGCAAATAGCTGCTAAACCAGCTATCTGGGTGTTGCGGCTGACTGAAGCAAATTGGGGAAACCACCAAAAGAATTGTGAGAAACTCCCAGGCCGTGTGGGAGATTTAACAGCAGTAGCCACTGCACTCCAGACAAATTTGGCTGCagaacagccaaaaaagagatgtGAGATGGTTTCTTGCTCACTGCAAAACTGGCAGTTGGGATTCCCAGACCAATTGCGTTTGAGGAGGTTGTCCTTAGTGGCTATTGCATTAT contains:
- the LOC124660507 gene encoding F-box/FBD/LRR-repeat protein At1g78750-like, which codes for MESGDEYATESDSESDTDWISELPGNILQKILSRVRIRAVVRMRRLSRKWRKQCESVQFIHLDYRDFQHWKYEKFARFVNNLLLIRRKVDLHTFQLHWDPHAPLNCNDVRMWIGYALKHNVKVLDVKLILYDKTDLPPGIFTCRSLQELNLQLGEAPYRDYEHTQLVLPDIIKLPSLKRLTLHDVEVDELALNSFIARSPGLEDLNLINSAMHVDRIASKALKRLTLDGFLHGCNGFTVSAPYLISFECTGCSLKNISWRDKPSLERARIHTCGSTFGGESRFTEVLVHAKELALFGSDIKVMLEKELPTCSVFESLTTLEIGGWYLIEDLSVVLHFLQLSPRLEKLTLMHRSQHKGADTDGMSIDGMAFRCPFLENVIIQCSKDDDGIDKLVNVLVVNGISADKISITFYEDIKNKEHVERRRADEERLKELFIFEKMAKKNREWIDEDRYAVSEPDSDQNDAYSDEYDEDDF